A single region of the Sphingobium sp. TKS genome encodes:
- a CDS encoding class I adenylate-forming enzyme family protein translates to MIAPPKGKTLATVVAEKATANPAHPAILYGEEVIGYGALRDMVELRALALDASGIRAGDRIGILIGNEPEWVAMALAAAAVGATLAPLNTWYKAGELAWTIRHCGLSLVVAASRFLNADFAAMLTEIDREGSAPSLRKLVFLGDAVPGYERHDAFVDRGRAAKAAGVMLDPEAVDPDSPAYVLYTSGSTAEPKGVLLNHRGVVENGFELGQRRAIGPQDRTWLGTPLFYALGATNALPATFTAGATLVLQGAFEAGAAIDIIERTGATVYYGTGNMSRAIIDHPAFTRARIATLKKGNAGLGAEYKRLTLVEMGIEQAVPAYGLTETYGNAAVGRFDDPLEVKMATDGAALPGQEIRIVDPESGAPLAAGELGLILVRGNVTSGYLDNPEETGKALRPDGFFDTGDLGTLDGEGRLRFHSRLKEVIKSGGINVSPVEVEQLLTTHPDVRDAHVVGLDDPVRGQLIVAFVDPLRPVDEAALKAFVKERAAAFKVPHHVFLRSEAQLPRLATGKIAKARLKQEAAEMLAS, encoded by the coding sequence ATGATCGCTCCTCCCAAGGGGAAGACACTGGCCACCGTCGTTGCCGAAAAGGCGACGGCAAATCCCGCGCACCCCGCCATCCTTTATGGCGAAGAGGTCATCGGCTACGGCGCGTTGCGGGATATGGTCGAACTGCGCGCGCTGGCGCTGGATGCGTCGGGCATCCGGGCGGGCGACCGCATCGGCATCCTGATCGGCAATGAGCCGGAATGGGTCGCCATGGCGCTGGCTGCCGCAGCCGTCGGAGCAACGCTGGCGCCGCTCAACACATGGTACAAGGCGGGCGAACTGGCCTGGACCATCCGCCATTGCGGCCTCAGCCTGGTGGTCGCCGCCAGCCGCTTCCTCAACGCCGATTTCGCGGCGATGCTGACAGAGATCGACCGGGAGGGATCGGCGCCTTCCCTACGCAAGCTGGTCTTTCTGGGCGATGCCGTGCCGGGGTACGAGCGTCATGACGCCTTCGTCGACCGGGGCAGGGCCGCGAAGGCGGCGGGCGTGATGCTGGACCCGGAGGCCGTCGATCCGGACAGCCCGGCCTATGTGCTCTACACCTCCGGCAGCACGGCCGAGCCGAAGGGCGTCCTGCTCAACCATCGCGGCGTGGTGGAAAACGGGTTCGAACTCGGCCAGCGCCGGGCGATCGGGCCGCAGGACCGCACATGGCTGGGTACGCCGCTCTTCTACGCGCTGGGGGCGACCAACGCGCTGCCCGCGACCTTCACCGCCGGGGCCACGCTGGTCCTTCAGGGTGCTTTCGAGGCGGGGGCCGCCATCGACATCATCGAGCGGACGGGCGCGACCGTCTATTACGGCACCGGCAATATGAGCCGCGCGATCATCGACCATCCCGCCTTCACCCGCGCGCGCATCGCGACGCTGAAAAAGGGCAATGCCGGGCTGGGCGCGGAATATAAGCGGCTGACGCTGGTGGAAATGGGCATAGAGCAGGCGGTGCCCGCTTATGGCCTGACCGAAACCTACGGCAATGCGGCGGTCGGCCGCTTCGACGATCCGCTGGAGGTCAAGATGGCGACCGACGGCGCCGCCTTGCCGGGGCAGGAGATCCGGATCGTGGACCCCGAAAGCGGCGCGCCGCTGGCGGCGGGTGAGCTGGGCCTCATTCTGGTGCGCGGCAATGTGACGTCCGGCTATCTCGACAATCCGGAGGAGACGGGCAAGGCGCTGCGCCCGGACGGCTTCTTCGACACGGGCGATTTGGGGACACTGGACGGGGAGGGACGGCTGCGTTTCCACTCGCGGCTCAAGGAAGTCATCAAGTCGGGCGGCATCAACGTGTCGCCGGTGGAGGTGGAGCAGTTGCTGACCACCCATCCCGATGTGCGCGATGCCCATGTGGTCGGTCTGGACGATCCGGTGCGCGGCCAGCTGATCGTCGCCTTCGTCGATCCCTTGCGCCCCGTTGACGAGGCGGCGTTGAAGGCCTTCGTCAAGGAACGAGCCGCTGCGTTCAAGGTGCCGCATCATGTCTTCCTGCGTAGCGAGGCGCAATTGCCGCGCCTTGCCACCGGCAAGATCGCCAAGGCGCGGCTGAAGCAGGAAGCGGCGGAGATGCTGGCGTCATGA
- a CDS encoding thiolase family protein, giving the protein MTLAGKTAVIGVGTSSLERDPDRSVLQMAGAALEQALVDAGLEKSAIDGLCVQIGSPRGADYDTLAQTFGLDLRYASQTWPHGRFTATVLTHAAMAIESGLATRVACILAMKNSDIGRIGEAGNPFFYEQFRENGGPHGEEGHIGMASPVAGAAMAFDLYCRRYGKDRELLAAIPMAFRRHAALTPDAVMRAPMTLDDYLASRPIIDPLRLLDCSLVGDGAVCVVLSAARLASSLARPVLLTGMQGVRASRESFVFAPEGLGMAQQSHRRRPLTETRSQPVHAMAGSGPEGFDLVGVYDSFAPLALYALEEFGFCGPGEGLDWIQGGRIELGGERPVNTAGGQLSHAQLNGWGQVAEIVRQLRGEAHGRQVDGARRGLWCSIGGDAIAFERV; this is encoded by the coding sequence ATGACCCTGGCGGGCAAGACGGCGGTGATCGGTGTCGGCACGTCCAGCCTGGAGCGCGATCCGGACCGATCGGTGTTGCAGATGGCCGGTGCCGCGCTGGAGCAGGCTTTGGTCGATGCGGGCCTGGAAAAGAGCGCCATCGATGGCCTGTGCGTGCAGATCGGCAGTCCGCGCGGCGCGGATTACGACACGCTGGCCCAGACATTCGGCCTTGACCTGCGCTATGCCAGCCAGACCTGGCCGCATGGCCGCTTCACCGCGACGGTGCTGACCCATGCCGCCATGGCGATAGAATCGGGACTGGCTACGCGGGTCGCCTGCATATTGGCGATGAAGAACAGCGATATCGGCCGCATCGGGGAAGCAGGCAATCCCTTCTTCTACGAACAGTTCCGGGAAAATGGCGGCCCCCATGGCGAGGAAGGCCATATCGGCATGGCGTCCCCCGTGGCGGGCGCGGCGATGGCGTTCGACCTCTATTGCCGCCGCTATGGCAAGGATCGCGAACTGCTGGCCGCCATTCCCATGGCTTTTCGCCGCCATGCAGCGCTGACGCCCGACGCGGTGATGCGTGCGCCCATGACGCTGGACGATTATCTGGCCAGCCGGCCCATCATCGATCCGTTGCGCCTGCTTGACTGCTCGCTGGTGGGGGATGGGGCAGTCTGCGTGGTGCTGAGCGCGGCGCGGCTGGCAAGCAGCCTCGCGCGACCAGTGCTGCTGACCGGGATGCAGGGCGTGCGGGCCAGTCGGGAAAGCTTCGTCTTCGCGCCCGAAGGCCTTGGCATGGCGCAGCAATCGCACCGCCGCCGCCCTCTCACGGAGACGCGCAGCCAGCCTGTGCACGCCATGGCGGGCAGCGGGCCGGAAGGCTTCGATCTGGTCGGGGTCTATGACAGCTTCGCGCCGCTGGCGCTCTACGCCCTGGAGGAGTTCGGCTTTTGCGGGCCGGGCGAAGGGCTGGACTGGATACAGGGCGGCCGGATCGAACTGGGCGGAGAACGGCCGGTCAATACGGCGGGCGGCCAACTCAGCCATGCACAGCTCAACGGCTGGGGTCAGGTGGCAGAGATAGTACGGCAGTTGCGCGGCGAGGCGCATGGCCGGCAGGTCGATGGCGCGCGCCGGGGTCTGTGGTGCAGCATAGGCGGTGATGCCATCGCGTTCGAAAGGGTCTGA
- a CDS encoding Zn-ribbon domain-containing OB-fold protein, which yields MTETVTPVRNRLNEAFWEGAERGQLVLPHCHDSGRAFWPPSPISPFTGGAVDWRQCDPAGRVESLIVYRRAFQQSFAHLIPYGIALVALDAGLRLMVHVENPDDAGAPCVGAAVTVGFRAILPDSMPLPVISNPI from the coding sequence ATGACGGAAACGGTCACGCCCGTTCGCAACCGGCTGAACGAAGCTTTCTGGGAAGGGGCGGAGAGGGGACAACTGGTCCTGCCGCATTGCCATGACAGCGGCCGGGCCTTCTGGCCGCCCAGCCCGATCAGCCCCTTTACTGGTGGCGCGGTGGATTGGCGCCAATGCGATCCAGCGGGTCGGGTGGAAAGCCTGATCGTCTATCGTCGTGCCTTCCAGCAATCCTTCGCACACCTCATCCCCTACGGCATTGCACTGGTCGCGCTGGATGCCGGGCTGCGACTGATGGTCCATGTGGAAAATCCCGACGATGCCGGTGCGCCCTGCGTCGGCGCGGCCGTGACCGTCGGCTTTCGCGCCATCCTCCCGGACAGCATGCCGCTGCCCGTCATTTCCAACCCAATCTGA
- a CDS encoding quinone oxidoreductase family protein: MPRTVIVEELGAADAMKIVDLDPGMPGPGEVRIRQTAIGVNFADVHYRRGTAPKHSMAKLPIPFTPGLEGVGFVEAVGEGVDQFKVGDRIAYASASLTIGAYAEVRLFPAERCFILPDDIRDIDAAALLYRAITVQGIIRQCYPVKAGDWILLHAAAGGIGTILSQWASHLGASVIGTVSAPEKAELALSNGCAHAIVHTQEDFVARTLEITNGKGVDVCFDGVGIAVFVDSLRAIRRYGTMVSFGQASGLVDPIDPIELQHEGLYLTKFSGGTYNDDVDEYQARAADVVAAIRAGVFKLGNHLTYSLEDVVQAHIDLETRKTTGSLVLVP; the protein is encoded by the coding sequence ATGCCCAGAACCGTCATCGTCGAAGAACTCGGTGCCGCCGACGCCATGAAGATCGTGGACCTCGACCCTGGCATGCCGGGGCCGGGCGAAGTCCGCATCCGCCAGACCGCCATCGGCGTCAATTTTGCGGACGTACATTATCGCCGCGGCACCGCGCCCAAGCATTCGATGGCAAAGCTGCCCATCCCCTTCACGCCGGGACTGGAAGGGGTGGGCTTTGTCGAGGCGGTGGGGGAAGGCGTGGACCAGTTCAAGGTCGGTGACCGCATAGCCTATGCCTCCGCCTCCCTGACCATCGGCGCCTATGCCGAGGTACGCCTGTTTCCGGCTGAACGCTGCTTCATCCTGCCCGACGACATTCGCGACATCGATGCGGCCGCCCTGTTATATCGCGCAATCACCGTGCAAGGGATCATCCGCCAATGCTATCCCGTCAAGGCCGGCGACTGGATATTGCTCCACGCGGCGGCGGGTGGGATCGGCACGATCCTGTCGCAATGGGCCAGCCATCTGGGCGCGTCGGTGATCGGCACGGTCAGCGCGCCGGAAAAGGCGGAACTGGCGCTGTCCAATGGTTGCGCCCATGCCATCGTCCACACGCAGGAGGATTTTGTCGCCCGCACGCTGGAAATCACTAACGGCAAGGGCGTGGACGTTTGCTTCGACGGGGTCGGTATTGCCGTGTTCGTGGATTCGCTGCGCGCCATCCGCCGCTATGGCACCATGGTGTCCTTCGGCCAGGCATCCGGGCTGGTCGATCCCATCGACCCCATCGAATTGCAGCATGAAGGGCTATACCTGACCAAGTTCAGCGGCGGCACCTATAATGACGATGTGGACGAATATCAGGCACGCGCCGCCGACGTCGTCGCCGCGATCCGTGCCGGCGTGTTCAAGCTGGGCAATCACCTGACCTACAGTCTGGAGGATGTGGTCCAGGCGCATATCGATCTGGAAACCCGCAAGACCACCGGGTCGCTCGTGCTGGTACCCTGA
- a CDS encoding SDR family NAD(P)-dependent oxidoreductase, which produces MKKNWIVTGASSGLGQEIARLAAARGDGVVGTVRSAQQAAALERDIPGIVAVIGDLTVPGTPQALVRQAMDRLGDIDILVNNAGRGFTAAVEEASDAEIRSVFELNFFAQIAMIQSVLPQMRQRRSGTLVNVTSISGFKPWSGTGIYCASKFAMEGLGQTLAQEVASMGIRVMNVQPGGLRTNFNGASLGASQVMIEDYDQTAHIARRALANAHGKQPGNPHLAATIVLAALDAEKLPLNLLLGSDAYSMARSRINELLGDMNGWEESAAAIGFTAETAI; this is translated from the coding sequence ATGAAGAAGAACTGGATCGTCACAGGTGCCAGCAGCGGGCTGGGGCAGGAAATCGCGCGGCTGGCCGCCGCGCGGGGCGACGGCGTCGTCGGCACGGTGCGCAGCGCGCAGCAGGCCGCAGCGCTGGAACGGGACATTCCGGGCATCGTCGCCGTGATCGGAGACCTGACGGTTCCCGGCACGCCCCAGGCGCTGGTGCGGCAGGCGATGGACCGGCTGGGCGATATTGACATTCTGGTCAATAATGCCGGCCGGGGTTTCACCGCCGCGGTGGAGGAGGCCAGCGATGCCGAGATACGGTCGGTCTTCGAACTGAACTTCTTCGCTCAGATCGCCATGATCCAGTCCGTCCTGCCCCAGATGCGGCAGCGGCGCAGCGGCACACTCGTCAATGTCACATCCATTTCGGGGTTCAAGCCCTGGTCAGGCACGGGCATATATTGCGCCAGCAAATTCGCGATGGAGGGGCTGGGCCAGACGCTGGCGCAGGAAGTGGCCAGCATGGGCATCCGGGTGATGAACGTCCAGCCCGGCGGATTGCGGACCAATTTCAATGGCGCGTCGCTGGGTGCATCGCAGGTGATGATCGAGGATTACGACCAGACCGCCCATATCGCGCGACGGGCTCTGGCCAATGCGCATGGCAAGCAGCCCGGCAATCCCCATCTCGCCGCGACGATTGTTCTGGCGGCGCTGGATGCCGAGAAACTGCCACTCAATCTGTTGCTGGGAAGCGATGCCTATTCCATGGCGCGGAGCAGAATCAACGAACTTCTCGGTGACATGAACGGCTGGGAGGAATCGGCGGCGGCGATCGGTTTTACTGCGGAAACGGCAATATAG